GGTAATATCTTGTTTACCTGTTCTGAAAGGAAAATAGTAATCTAAGGCATAAGTAATTTATTCAAGCTTACTTGCATAATTGGAGGCGTCCGGATGCTGACTTATTCGTCAACGCTATTATAGTTGGGCGTTCGGATTCGGTGTTCCGTGCCTTTTGATAGTAGTCGGGCGTCCTCACTCGGTGGTCCATGCCTTTTGATGTGGATGGACACGCGTTGGGTCCCGACCTTCTATAGTTAGACGTAAGGCGTCTAGACTCGTTCGGTCTAGGCCTTCGTATGGATGGACGTGGTTGTCCATAAGGCATCAGGATGCGTTCCGTCCTGGCCTTGAGGCGTCTAGACACGTTCGGTCTAGGCCTTCGTGTGGATGGACGTGGTTGTCCATAAGGCATTAGGATGCGTTCGGTCCTGGCCTTGAGGCATCTAGACGCGTTCGGTCTAAGCCTTCGTNNNNNNNNNNNNNNNNNNNNNNNNNNNNNNNNNNNNNNNNNNNNNNNNNNNNNNNNNNNNNNNNNNNNNNNNNNNNNNNNNNNNNNNNNNNNNNNNNNNNNNNNNNNNNNNNNNNNNNNNNNNNNNNNNNNNNNNNNNNNNNNNNNNNNNNNNNNNNNNNNNNNNNNNNNNNNNNNNNNNNNNNNNNNNNNNNNNNNNNNNNNNNNNNNNNNNNNNNNNNNNNNNNNNNNNNNNNNNNNNNNNNNNNNNNNNNNNNNNNNNNNNNNNNNNNNNNNNNNNNNNNNNNNNNNNNNNNNNNNNNNNNNNNNNNNNNNNNNNNNNNNNNNNNNNNNNNNNNNNNNNNNNNNNNNNNNNNNNNNNNNNNNNNNNNNNNNNNNNNNNNNNNCGTTCGGTCTAGGCCTTCGTATGGGTGGACTTGGTCGTCCATAAGGCGTCAAGACGCGTTGGGTCCTGGCCTTCTTTGGATAGACGTAAGGCGTCTAGACACGTTCGGTCTAGGCCTTCGTATGGGTGGACTTGGTCGTCCATAAGGCGTCAAGACGCATTGGGTCCNGGCCTTCTTTGGATAAACGTAAAATGTTGAGGTAACTAGTTGTAAGTGATATAAACTGGATGAGCATGTAACTGCTTTTGTGATCTGTAAGATATCCAAGATTTAATTGAGACCGGTCGGTTGAGATTTAACGGCTTTAGTAACTGCTTTAGTAATCTACAAGTGATATAATATTAGAGATATATTGAGACCGGTCGGTTAAGATTTAACGGCTTTAGTAACCGCTTTAGTGTCTTGTGATGTAAAGATGATGACCCATGTTGTGTAGCTTTTGTTTTGCTGAAAATTCCTCGTGTTGATCTGAAGCAATGATGTTGATACCGAGCGCTTGTCTTGGTTCCTCGTGACTTTCAATGGGATGCCCCCGGCCTCACGGTGGgcaccaaaatgtttcggtagatatttttggggaccgagagACTGACCTGGCTGACGTGGCTTTCCCGCTTTTTGATGCTTGGATTGATCGGATTACTCGCTTTTCCTAGATCTTGACCGTATGCTTCGCTTTAGCCTTGACtgttcggtgatcttcaagctcTTGCCgagggggggaggtacctgaaaaggcactccgacgctcaagttaggcgtcgATGGTAGAATGTTCCTCAATCCTAAGCAACGTAGTGCTTAGTTTGGGAGAATGGCAAAGTGATTATAGCAGAGAGTATGCTAAAATGTGCGTACCTTGTTTAGAGTCCTTagtcctttatttataggctttggattgacATAAGATTAGtagaatataaacagaataaaatataaacaaatttacttgacatatctctgtttggatatgttttgatattatctctgtttggatattatttgatacgttGGGTATATCTCTAtttggatattatttgatgatatctCTATTTGGATATCATTATGTGACATGATGACtgatttattatctttttgacAGATCGTCTGGAAACCGACCGCTGGAGATATCCCACCATACAACtatcaaaaatgaaattgtatttataatCCCACAATTCTAACTCTTAAGGTCAAGATCGAATAACTTTatcacaaaaaattaaatagagtcattataatcttaaataactttaaaaataaaatttcttaaaattaatatttataactttataatatatatatatatatatatatcctaaaaatcattaactaaaaataacatattcataattttgtataaccttaaaatacaaaaggaaaacataaaaaaatagagaatagACGGacaatttttctaataataataatctctCTCAATTTTAGAGtctaaaactaaacaaaataaataaaaagatgagACTTATTTTATCCTAATAATAATTTCACACTCCCATCCACGTGTAAACACTCGCACAACAAAGATCAAACACAAAAAGGTTAGCTAACAACCCCATATAAAATAAAGAGcaaattaacacaaaaaataaaaaacaaataaaataaattaacaatataatGTATATTGTGAAGcagataaaaacataaaacaacaaTAGAAGGGTTACAAACGATAAGATCGATTACAAACCTTTATGAAAACAACAAGAGTGAAACTAAattaatgatgataataaaatcatattaataagaaaataagatagAGGGAAAGATAAGTAGGTGGATCTAAGATGCATAATTTAGAttgaaatataacatttttgtgAAATGatggttattatttataattaataattggtCTAACCTTTGAAACATTGTATGAAGCCTATTTGTGTGTTAATAAAGTATATATTGATTATACGGATAATACTAATTAAATGGGGACAAATTTCGCATTCTTTCAAACATTATAGTGCGCACATGTGTTACAGATTTTCATATTATATCACACTCAATTCAGGGGTACAAAACCTTTTACCCATATCTTCAATCTTATAATATAcgactcaaaattttaaaaattatcaaatttcacGCAGTGTCAGTCTAGAGTTAATCATACCGGTGATTAAGATATCAATTTAcgatttaattatttaattagaattaaatcatcatcaaatcaatattaataagCTAACAGCAATAATAATAGcgtaatatataaaatactattaGAACCATTTAGAtccatccatatatatatacaagtaaAAAACCTTAAACTTCTCTTAGTCACCgtcttaaactttaaaaaaaataaacataattcaaaattttcctCTACGGTGAGTACAAAATATCTTTTgtcataatataaattaattaaaatatgtctagcattatttattatttattttagataacaaacatttttttatacataattcTACCTTTTATACTTAAAATCCATATACATTTACAATTTTTCATACCACCCAAAAGACACTcgattttataaaacaataatatatatacgcatacatataataatgtctttcaaaacaaacacctctattacattatttatgtatgattttttataattacaacTATACTTCTATACTTGTTCTTATAACTATATTCGTGAAAATCATCATTatacaacaataatattaaaaataagtaaaatttacCGTAGCTatacaataacaaataaaatatattttattacaggaaattaaaaaattttcattacttacaTTTAGTCTATAAACAATTATATCACATTTCTTAAGCTTCAATCTAAAATATTGTTGatcacataataaatattatacatatagTCTCATTTGTTGAAAATGATACTTTACATCATTTTCATAAAGTacataagtaaaataaatataaatttagctttatgtaaatattatttttggtttaggGATTGCCTAGAAGTGAATTAATTTGGTATGATAAGGTACatgattgaattaaataaagtttatttttaatatatatttttttctttgatggGAAATGACTGATAAAGCCTTAACAAGAATCTCAATCGAGGGTAAATTCTTTCATAACATCTTGTAGCAACCAGAATCGAGATGAAAGTAATAACAAAACCGTTAACTGAATAACTAATACAAATAACTGATAGTCAGTTGCATCTCATCTTTAACTACAACATCAATTTCACATAAAAAGTCTTTTTGAAACACTTTTTTACAAACACgtaaaaatgacaaataaatctatttttataGATATTGTTTGAATCAATTATCATTTTCACATTAATTGATTATGTATGGATATGTATAATATCCAATTTTTCAATTAGATATAAGACCGTAGATGGATATGTACGTATCTTACCATGTCCCTCATCCACCTCTGTCAATATCATTCCTATctctatttaaattattaaaataccaataattattaaactatcaataatatatatattcttagtcttcaatttcataatttttttttctctttacacACTTTTTCTCATCTGTTCTAATTGTTTCTCTTGTTTAATATCACATAATTCACACATATTTAAACTACTTttcatattaaaacaattacatattattttcttaatattgttATGTTCAAATATTTTGAtgagtaatataaaaaattatattttttatactcttttatctttaacttttgttttatatgaataattttttttttaaataattttcattatcattTAACAGCTCAAATAATTCTATTTCTAAAAACTTTTCTTAGatttcaaaagtatttttcatcttattatatatacattttttaaaaatatttttatttattatttatttttttcatattgaatattattttagtgaatttttataaaattatttttattttctaattcattctcataaatgtaattttattatcacGATAATTGTatgtaaacattttatttactataatatgATAATCTAATGTTCTTGTCATGAATCTTGTTATCATAATTCAGGGAAAATTTGCAAAATCAGAActattatttgtttgatattgtttttatatgtgatttaatttaaacgatgtgttataatttttataagtaaaagagtattcattaaaatttagataaagGAAGTAAAGAGAcaattgaaatattttcaaagttgaatatttattttctttttataatttaaaaaaaatgtattttagtttaatcaaatttattttattaatgtttgaaaaattaatagatatttCGATCATcgtgaaattttatttatatataatgtgtaatattttatataattattttatttttatccaattttgacttgaaattgatataattataattatttccaAATATTTAAGttgaagaaacaaaatacatttttttacaatgaatgtttgataatatatgttttttattacaatttttatttttaaaaataattaattaatgttgagATCATTTGACAGGAGGAGTCAAACTGAACCGTCCAAGTTAGAAGCTTCGCCACAAGTAAGGATCACTGCCACTTTGTTTGACAAGTATGATGGCTCTACATACCCGAGCGAGCACATCAAGATTTCATGAACCAGATAGCATTGTACACCACGAGCGACTCCATATGGTGTCGGGTTTTCTCCACCTCACTGAAAGGAGAAGCCCTAGCCTGGTTTTCTACGTTGTCGGCCCACTTTATCGACTATTTAATCAATATACTTCCAACCCAATGTtacatgtttaataattttactatataataaataattttaataaatatttcataccTAGCATGCTATTAAAGTATGTGTTTAATTCTTGTGTCATGTTTTTGGATATTGagttataaaatgtatttataattagtGTTTAGATATCAAagtattttaagaatatttatttaatttatgtcatAAGTTGTTgtgttataaaaattaaaaaacatttaagtacatttttcttaaattataaagactattatttaaatatttgtattgtattataaattaataatatatgtaaattgattaagttaatatataaataatgaaaatagtaataaatatataagtgtTAGCATTAGAAActatcaatataataaaaaaaattaaaaaataaatatatgacaattttatacaaaatatttcaaaatagtgattattttaaaaaagtcagttcataattaaaattttagaaaaatcaattaacaattatattataaagagtaaaataaaagcaaaaattatgtaaaaaaggATTCTCTTATATATAACTTtgataacaaatttttaatcaCTCAATCAATGAGGTCATTCAACTTGATCATAATTACATTGgatttaattaaactatttaatacaGACAAATCTAATCTaaaattcaactaaaaaaataccgatttaaattagattaaaaatgaTACTAAACTCAACCTAATCCATTCACCAGTACTAATAATACAagataataatttgttattgctactaaaagaatgaataaaatatataacagaaaaaagaaacctTCATTAAACGGTTGACAGAAGAATTTGCTAAATTGgttgaaaaattattatatgcaTTCATTATTCACGCATGTTTGAATTTCAGCCAAGGAAATTTAAACAACAAAGTTTTCTTTCGTAATTGTGTATTAAAAATTGTagaagaaaaatttaaagtttaatccAATCAGAGATGTGATAACacttataagatttttttattgttgtaaaacatCATTATcgcattaaattttttgtaataaaagatTGAGTTGTAGTATATGATAGAAAGACAATGATGCATTATTTATGCATAAAGAAAGACAATAAAGTATATGATAAAGGTATTTGTAAGTTTACGTATAGCATAGGAAATGTGGTTCTCCTAAGAAAATGTGACTATTCATTTCTTTAGACACTAGCTATACTCTTTCAAAgtgattaataatataattaaagtcAATTAGACTTCCATTTTGtccaatatcaacaacaaattGACGTATGTCTattataactatttattattattatttttttttatggatgcTTAGCGGTTAAGCAATGGATTTTCACCACATCAAACTTAATTACTTTACCTGCCccattatatataataaacatattttcatattaaatccTAAGCGTCTCATTCAATCATATGATCAAACTCACCGTTTTAATCTATGGCTCCGTCTcgagcttttttttttctctgattatcttctaacaattaattaaaaataactattgttcttttttgttttatttatctattaaaaaaaactttaaatgcaGTTATTAGTTCTaacataaataagaaaaattatatcttaAGTATTGTATCCTTCAGCATTGAGGAGGACGGAGAGTGATTGTGTGCGAGAGGTACATAGTGCAGTCCCTGACAGGTTTCTGGTAAAAaggacacatggacgaatcaaacatacaccgAAATGAGAGGATCTAGAAACTATATATGTGTGAGACTATATAGTTGAAAGATAACTTAAaagaattgatttgactactcatataaTTTAGGAAATGAGTaaccttttgaaaaattttctctGAAAGTGtacgagtgaggacaaaacacattgaaaattatctattaaaagtATAACTATTAAAAGGcttatgataaaattatctatttatgacataaatatatttatcttgtgtatattttaatttaattggttTGTATAAATTCATGGGATCTTTGTGTGGAAAATTTGGGACAAATAATggaagtatttttttattatcaacaaataatGAAGCTGGGTAGTGAATTATGGTACATAATATTGTCTCGCTTGAAAACAACTAAAGCtatgattatttgattttttttcattgttattttcatattaaatgaGAGTTgttattcttaaattaattgTCGGAATTTTTATGGATATTAATAATTAAGGACACGTGCCTTACAAGGTAATAAGATTGAGGTTTCGAGTtcgttttttaattaaatctattACACGGGCCGATTTTTTATTTCCTGTCATGTTGCTGCACCCATTTTACTAATTACACTCccttatttctctttttctgtaTGTTCTCTACCACATTCTTCAGAGATTCCACCAACTTAATTTTCGAATTTGATAATAATGAgatacaattaatttaatattaatggtaaataataataataataataataataaataattttggtaCAATTTATTGATTCATAATAGTATCAACATGTTGTCATTTTTATACaaacaataaattgaaatattatttacaatttaaatGTGAGTTGGAAAGGCGgtctcataaaaaaaatattaatcaaggTTTCAATAAAGATTAATCATTAATAGACTCAATAATAGATGAAATCCTGTTCATGACATTTATAAGTGATTTTTGAAAACGGAATCAGAACTTTCAATGAATCTGAAcactttaaaacaatatatttatcaaatactGAATACTAAATagttatacaaatataaaataatataaattcaatagaattacttttttttttcattcttaaagcTAATGATctcattttagaataaaaatagaaattagataaatatatagattgttgaatcaaatttaatttaaacaataagtAATCATTCATTCAATATGTGTATATTATATTGTAGTTTATCATATAACggcttcaaaatttaaaactaaaaaaagactattaattatatttatgtacAAAACCTTAACGAAAAAAAATCTATCCAATCGcatattattagaatataaaaagTAGTTTAATCATAAAACTACTGAATGGGAAATATCCAGAAAATTAGAAGCATTGAAAGGTGTCCATGTGACATCCCATatcctaatttattttatttttctaacatcAAAACCATGTGAACCCatatcaaaacaaaagacaACATAACTCATTTTTGGAAACTTCCACAAACAAGTTTATCCTTCCTTTACAAGCTGTTGCTAAAAGGGACAAAGTTCTCTGTGGTCGGAATTTGAATTCCGAAAGGGTCAGACCACAGACATAAAACAATGAGTTTCAAACAAAATTCTCTTGAGGAATAAGTGATAATGgtttcacattaaataaaaaattattcattaaaattatttttaaatatatatttaactttttcactTAAATCCAAAATGATTCATCTGCATAGTCTTTGCATGATCAAAGGCAATAGAACCGTTTACTcaatattaaacctaaaattacaACTCTAAACAAGCAATCAAATCATGACCATAACTTTTTGACACAAAAATTGAAAGcataaaatcttataattttaaaattttaaaacaacaaactttttttatagggttaaatatgtttttcgtccccaactattggccgtttttgtgtttagtccctttttcaaactatagtacaatttagtccttcaattttagaaaattatggttttagtcttttttaccaaattttttaaactttatttgctgtttcaagcacattacattatagcatttggattgtttacactgtttgacNcatttttgcttcaatgttaactgagaaacgcgtttgaaataacaaataaagttacaaaaatttggtaaaaaggactaaaaccagagttttctaaagttgaaggactaaattgtactatagtttgaaagagggactaaacacaaaaacggcgaatagttgggggacgaaaaacatatttaacccttttttataCTCATTTATGTAATAGTTTGATACTGAAAGATGTAGTTTCATAAAATAgaagcttttcttctcatttgtGATTATTAAATGTAATACAAGagaagaatatattaaaaagacttGTTCATTAATGGTTataagaagggagaaaaccaTAGatcaaataaagaaataaaaaactaaacaaaggTAATAACAATAAGAAACTACACCCCACCAACCCAACAACCAAATATATAAGAAGGAAGTAAGTGAaaagacaaacaacatacaCAAAAGAAACCTATTTTCCCATGTGAAGTAGCCTCCTAGTGATTTGGTcctcaataaatttaatttgttcaaCTCATTAAACACATTATGCTGTTTattaagaatcaaaattaagaaaatattaataggtttttggtttttattttttcaaattctacttattattctttaaacaaagaattaattaatttggttgatACACTTTTCTTCTTTAACAGCTTGTCCCAGCTTCAAATGTAACTATTAAGTGGTGATGGCACCATCACATTAGCTGTCATGGCAATACTTTATCTGCATatgatttttcaataaattatattttagtttatcatCTTTTCAGAAAATTCAGTTTTACTCGCTTATTATATGTCTGACTAGTCATATTCTCTTTATCTTCTCAATAATTTTGACTTGGCcctttgtttatttgtttttcttatcaaATATCATGTTCATTGATgcaataataaataactttccATGAGGTAAACTTTGACTTCAAATTTACATAGCGAAATATTATTGACTCGAgatattttcaaacaattttaaggttttatttGTCTTACTTCAAATAAGATTttgaaaactgaagaaaagaaaagaaacgaTGAACTATATGTATAGATAAGCATTCTGCTTTTAGCTTTGGATGAATCGAGGTGAAATGGCATTGGATTTAGcactttattcaaaatattatgaaataaaagaaactttgTGGCGTTACATCCAATTTTCCCCCTCAAACTCCTCAAACTACAGTTGGTTTATGCCATTTCACCTCCTTTCACCCTTCGTTAGATGCTCAAATATATAAGGACccgaaatatattaaataaattcataatgaCGACACAGAAACGAATAACAAAACCAggtaaatattatgttttactGCATCAGAATGCTGATCAacctcaatttttttgttttgtctacCTGAAATTCCAATCTAGTCTGCGAGAGTAGCAGCACATCCTTAATGCTTCAAAATATGACGATGATGTCATTCTCAAATCAATGAGATAACACTTTCCCTCATTGTGTTAAACAAAACCGTAAAATCTAATTGACCTAAGGTTTTTCAAAACCCAGCATACTGCTTATTGCTTAAACAAAAAGTGATATCATATTATACGATAGATTATGCTTATTAGTGATACAAAAATTAAGATGTTTAAAAGAAATCCTGACATTTTATTTACCATTGAAGTAAACACATGGCTAGCTAACTAACTACACACGGGCAACAACAAAAGCTATACAAACAACtatgttttctttgtttctccATGATCTAAGACAGTGTAGAGTTGTCCAAGCCCAGTCAGTCAGTCACTTAatctctccttttcttcttcctctcattTCTCTCGCCTGAATTCTTCAACTGTGAAAGGATAACGGAAACCTTGTTTCAACACCAATTCAAAGGTAGggaacagaaaaagaaaaccaataGAATATTAGAAAACCATTCACCAGTCCAACTTACCATTATAATAAGAATTCGCACAAAGATTGCAGCCAAATCAGTGAACAGTGTCAATGCATGCTTCACATAATCCAGGTCACCAAAGTGCGCCATCTCAATAATTTCTTGGGTATCTACTATGATGTAGCCTACAAATACCAAAAGCCCAAAGTACAACTGCAAAAAATGCAAATAAGTACACCGAAAATAATACAGAACTCGAGAAAATATAGAAGGATTTTTCTATGTATCTGTCATACTATTAAATTGATAGTTACCTCAAACTTAAAGAGCGCTATTGAGCTACCGAAGATAGAGGAAGCAAAGTGCAACCACATAAGGATGGACAGCCCAGAAGAAAGCAAACCACCAAGGTAGATATACTCCCTACGCCTTGCAACTAAAGCTGCCGCAGAGAAAGAGCCAAAAGCCAAGGAAGTCGCCACGAAAGCACTAAAGATAAGGCTGGAGAATGGAACAAAAGTGTCAAACCAGCATCCAAAACTATAAACTAGACACAGAAGCAACTGCCCATTTATCACATAACATTTAACTTCAGAAAAAGGTTTAAGTGAGAGGGTAAGGTAGAGAATGGTATCACAAGACAAAACGCTTGCATGTTGCAACACACTCTTTCAAACCTATTTCTCCTAGTTTGATTTCTTACACATAA
This genomic stretch from Vigna radiata var. radiata cultivar VC1973A chromosome 7, Vradiata_ver6, whole genome shotgun sequence harbors:
- the LOC106765587 gene encoding bax inhibitor 1; protein product: MEAFFNSQSSSRSRWSYDTLKNFREISPIVQNHIKRVYFTLCCAVVAAAVGAFLHVLWNIGGFLTTVGSIGTMVWLLSTPPFEEQKRLSLLMASALFQGASIGPLIDLAVAIDPSLIFSAFVATSLAFGSFSAAALVARRREYIYLGGLLSSGLSILMWLHFASSIFGSSIALFKFELYFGLLVFVGYIIVDTQEIIEMAHFGDLDYVKHALTLFTDLAAIFVRILIIMLKNSGERNERKKKRRD